A single region of the Salipaludibacillus sp. LMS25 genome encodes:
- the thpR gene encoding RNA 2',3'-cyclic phosphodiesterase gives MADFHSFIGLPLKHEIMDVFSQLQNDYELEKYYKKIVDKHDFHLTLLFLGGWGEQNRVKLWERLNERLDSYPAVLLKFQQLDFFGKPKQPSVFYVKVSEDPDLSNLHAIVQEEAVALNFPLERRPFKPHVTLAKRWKVTTWNKPDDWQFSIKMNDVFVTADTVCLYRVHPHKQSMYEKLSTINLSDKDV, from the coding sequence TTGGCGGATTTCCATAGCTTTATCGGACTTCCATTGAAACACGAGATAATGGATGTCTTCTCACAACTACAAAATGACTACGAGTTAGAAAAGTATTACAAAAAAATAGTCGATAAACATGACTTTCACCTCACATTACTGTTTTTAGGTGGTTGGGGCGAACAAAACAGGGTAAAGTTATGGGAGCGGCTAAATGAGAGATTAGACTCCTATCCAGCTGTATTGCTAAAATTTCAACAACTTGATTTTTTTGGAAAACCAAAACAGCCAAGTGTATTCTATGTGAAGGTGTCTGAAGATCCTGACTTATCCAATTTGCACGCGATCGTTCAGGAGGAAGCAGTTGCCCTGAATTTCCCTTTGGAAAGGCGACCGTTTAAACCGCACGTGACTTTAGCGAAGAGATGGAAAGTAACAACGTGGAATAAGCCAGACGACTGGCAATTTTCTATAAAAATGAACGACGTCTTTGTAACAGCAGATACTGTGTGCCTTTATCGGGTTCACCCGCATAAACAATCGATGTATGAGAAGCTGTCTACTATTAACTTATCTGACAAGGACGTATGA